tctagtcagggaggtgaccaaaaacctgatggtcactctgtcagagctacagcattcctctgtggagagaggagaaccatcCCGAAAGGACAACTATTTCTGCAGAAATCCACTAACCGGGCCTATATGGTATATTGTCCAGAGaaaagccatttcttagtaaaacaaaaatgtatctttttggCGTGAATGGAAATTATCATTTTTTTAGGAAGAAACCAGGCACTGCTCTTCACCAGGTCAATACCATCACTaaagtgaagcatggtggtggcagcatcatgctgtggggatgtttttcagcggcagaAACTGGGAGACTACTCAGGATAGATATGAATAAAAATGAACACCGCAATCTACAGACACACCCTGGATGAAAacctgtaattgctgccaaatgtgcatcaacaaagtattgaacaaAGGCGGTGAATACTTAGGTACAGTACATGAGATTTTatagttttaatacatttgctaaacattaaaacaaaatgttttcacACTGTCATTATGGGGTTATTggctgtagaattttgaggataaaaaataatttattccattttggaataaggctaacATAACAAAATGGGGAAAAAGTTAAgctctgtgaatactttctgaatGCCCTGTGAGTTATAGTgactttttttgttgtaattttattCCATGAAGagaattttaaaaatataattttgatTGTACACCAGCATATGTATAACTTACATTGTGTTGCATAACCTTCAAAGGTGTTTATATTGTAATACTATATACTACTTTAACATAATTAAAGAGAACAGAATAGAGAATGTGAagaagaaataaatactaataagcAAATGAGttacaagaagaaaaaaagtacAGTATACAGCACACGTGTCAAACTCAAGTTTTTTTTTCTGATATGGTACTTGGTGAAAGAAGTttcagaaccactgcactaaataaGTCATGCaggcagtgatgggcagtaacatgctacatgtagctaagctacgtagtttaactacattttccagtagcttggctGTAGCGTTGCTTTTTTAACGAGTAGctttgctatttttagacccaTGGAGCGAAGTAGCTCGCATCAACACTACAAGCTGCAAAAGGATGAAATGGACTGTATATCCAGGCCAAAAAAATAaggagaaaatacaatgacctggatgaatgagaacatccatacatacggagaaaatccatgattggttggtgttggaatgttgagtcacaattggctaggGCGAAATATttgactggccaatcagaggcaagataaggcggaTCATCAAAACCaggaagcaaaatcataacaaTCACGCACTCTTGTCACATGGCGACAATGGAGTCAGAGACAGAAGGATGCTTCAAGCtgaccacttaaaaaaaaaacgtacttgAAAATGGTAAAGGGATTTTCTCCtgcagattagatttttcctttagtgatgagGATGACGTGCAGGAAGTACACGGTGACGTGTGTCCttgtctttattttgacaaatgtataCATTTGACAATGCCCAAAgccttagtttttagttgtttactatgtaaaccaaaatcataaatGCTGTCTTCATCTTAGACGTCCCACACACATTTGACCACACATTAGAAGTTTTACTGCTCATAACCactaccaactgttcccaaacaacacacaagtcattgtttttttgtcaagACATAGATTGATGCTGTTTCTTTAATGTAGGCAGAGACATGAACAACACAGGGGTGGGCCCAAAAAAAGGGCAactaaaaacatacatacagtggggtgcCGGGACCCTTAGcggtagttgtagggtgtccccagctaagAGTTAATAATAATGTACCAGATGTGGCCCACTAAAGCCTGGAATTAATTTTGAGTCTTTTTTCACTAAATGTATTACATTttctattttgacagaaaataatAATGTACTGCAAGGAATATAACATATTTTTTACTTGAGCTAATATTACATTCCATACATTTTTGGCGATACAATTAAAATAAGTGATTAAATATCGCCTTGACTCgtaattttaaagcaagttatcgaTAATTGTACACtgtcaacatttttacagtaaaaacaaaactGTGGTTACGTTTTTCCATGAACAGTAATACATTGTAAAAACAATCAGATTTTACAGTGAAAGCTGTGGTATGGTTTTTCCATTTTCATGCTGTAAAAAAATCGTAAATTTTACCGTAGAATTTTGGCAAATGAGCCGTCagtttttatactgtaaaatctacatatttttttaatgtaaaaaaacatatatataattgaGTAATATCATGGGGTAATGGTAGCCTCTGAGGGCTACAAGTAATAAGTATATAAAATAAcgtaagtgtagatagaataagaattaattgaaaaaaattgattgattgattgagacttttattagtagattgcacagtacagtacatattccgtataattgaccggaatggtaacacccgaattagtttttcaacttgtttaagtcggggtccacgttaatcaattcataaatataattttaaaaagtagatattaagaaaaataaatcCAGGAGTGAAACAATTGACAGACACATAATTCACCAAAAATGGTGGATATAGATTAAACAGTGATGAAGGGAAGGAAAAAAGTGTAATCAATAAAATATTAAGAACATGAGTTAATTATTGCACAAGGCTACTGTAGCTTGTACAGTGTCAAGAAAAAGGAAGAAATACAAATGTCTTAATCAAGTAAGCCAAAATGTAGTAGAATTGTGACTATTGTCCCAGCATCCTGTCCTATAAATTCTCTTAAATGTATTGTCCTTATAGTCTGTCGGCTGTGGCAGCTGCCATTCAGAAGATGACCAGAGTGAGAGTTGTGGACAACAGCACACTTGGAAGCACAGGATACCGTCGGCCGCCAAGAGTGATCCATGTCTACACCAAGAATGGTATCGGAAAAGTTGGAGATAAAGTATTGCTGGCCATTAAAGGACAGAAGAAGGCAGCGCTTATCGTCGGTCACAAAATGCCCGGAAAACCAATGACTCCACGCTTTGATTCAAATAATGTTGTTCTGCTCGAGGAAAACGGGAACCCAACAGGAACAAGGATTAAGGTCCCCTTACCCACACATTTACGTAAATTGGAAGGGGACTACTCAAAGGTGTTGGCAATCGCAAATTCTTTTGTTTGAAAGGATTGATTTCTCCACTTGTCAGTCACTTTGTGAATTACATAACTATATGTATGGTAACAGGCTGAAGTTTTGTTGACACTGCTCTCTGTGCTTACAATAAATATGGCCTTTGCCGTAAATGCATGTAGGTCAACTTAATGTTATGATAAACACAATGAACAAACTTGAACGAGTGATGTTAATGGTAATATTTATTGAAGGCACAACACACATTCTCAACACAAAACACAACTGGCACATTTTAATAGCTAGACAGGTATAAGGCATTCAATATTGTGATCCCTGTGAATATTAGCGACATTGTTTCTCAATGTGAGGCATCCTTGCTAGCAGCTTCAactaaaaaaatcagtgcaaaatGGAACCTTAAGGTCAAACTTTATACATTAGCTGCTTGTTTTCAGAACAGAAAAAAACTATTAATAGAGAATAAATCACAAGATCAAGTctgtactgccacctactgatgaaAACTTGAATTAACACTTCTGTAAAAAATGAAATGTCAAATGAGTTTGCAAAACTTAACATGAGTACATGATATTGGTTAGTAGAACCCTTACAGTCACTATTTAAAGCACTACATAACGTTTCAATACATTTTATTTAGTAGGCTTTTTAAAGATCACCAACCCAAAACATAGAATGTTATTAGCTATCACCATTCAAATAACTTGACATTCTGTGGCTATACATATTACTCGTGCAGGACATAGGTGACAGTTAAGCTGCATACTTTAGGTTTGCATAGTATCTAAGTGTCTGTTGGCAGACACCTGGCCTGAAAGGACTTtaaaggatgtgtgtgtgtatacagctTCTTTGCTACTTTGGGTATGCTTAAGTGAGAAATGTTACTACCGGTAGATTATCAAGGCTGAGCGTTAAAACAATCATGGCAGTCTGCAGGGCGCTGAGTCGATGCCGTCCTTCACC
This sequence is a window from Nerophis ophidion isolate RoL-2023_Sa linkage group LG09, RoL_Noph_v1.0, whole genome shotgun sequence. Protein-coding genes within it:
- the mrpl14 gene encoding large ribosomal subunit protein uL14m, with protein sequence MAMHLFSKSLLGLIVENSCLMQQKTFSLSAVAAAIQKMTRVRVVDNSTLGSTGYRRPPRVIHVYTKNGIGKVGDKVLLAIKGQKKAALIVGHKMPGKPMTPRFDSNNVVLLEENGNPTGTRIKVPLPTHLRKLEGDYSKVLAIANSFV